From the Catharus ustulatus isolate bCatUst1 chromosome 2, bCatUst1.pri.v2, whole genome shotgun sequence genome, the window TGCTTCAGGATGAactttcagtacctgaaggaagCTCACAAGAAAGATGGAGGACTTTTTTTACAAACGCATGTAGAGACAGAACAAGGTGGAATGGATTCAAACTACAGAGAGaggatttagattagatattaggtggaagttctttgctgtgaggatggtgaggcactggaacaggttccccagagaagctgtggatgtcccatccttgaaagtgtccaaggccaggttggggCTCTGATCAACTTGgtctaggggaaggtgtccatgcccatggcagggggctggaactaAGTGATCTTTAAGTTCcattccaactcaaaccattctatgtgTTTATATTATTAGAGATGCTGAATTCATACATTTGAGAAAGAGTCAATATAGACAAAAGCAAATACTAGTTCCTGTCAGGTACAGCAAAAAAACTTCTCTTTCTACAAGTGTGTTAAATGCCATAGAGAAACTGCCCAGGCTTCCACTTTAATGTTGCAGCTAAGACTGTATATGACAGATACTGATAAAACAAGTAGGTCCCTGGGCTGtgaagaattacagtaatttcacgaatacaagccgcaccaatttgactaagattttgctcctaaaccggaaatgcggctaataatcaggagcggctaatacaacctcagaagtgcctgccagagtgctgagccgagcagctgcaaagtcggcattttgcgattgttacaaatcgctactctgttgcaccacaggtggagcctggctccctgtaggcagcacggggggcggggagagaggcgggagagctctctttcctcctctgccacagcccaggggagagacgggggggggcccggcgccgccattgccgcggcccggggaggggggtggaagcccgcgccgccattgctgcggcccagggaggggggggaagcgcgcgccgccattgctgcggcccagggagtgggggggaagcgcgcgccgccattgctgtggcctggggagccgacgggagccccgcgcagccattgccgcggctcggggagccgacggggtgctttgtccccgcccgccgctgccgcggcaggagcggggaaactccgtccctgcccgccgccggcgccacgggcacgggaaagctccgtccccacccgccgccgctgccgtaggagcaggggaagctccgtccctgcctgccaccgcagggcagcgccgacccggggtgaccgagcccagtggcagcggcggccggccccgagctgcagcaccgggctgggccacctggccccgtcagcggcccctagcgggccgagcctgcacagccttagctcagccagtaaaccccgccctgccgcggttctgttactaattgcacgcgggtcctcgctgcgaacgacagagtggcttatattcgggtgcggcttatctatggacaaaaactgaaatgtttgccaacactcagagatgcggcttatactcagtgcggcttgtattcgtgaatttactgtacttatgtTAAAGTTTTATCCTCAAAGAGCCTGCGAAAAAAAGTGTTAGAGAGACTAGTGAAAACAAATCTCAGTAGAAAATTGAATTCTTCCGTCGTATTTGCACCTAGGCAGATGCATTGCCCACTTACACAATGCAGCAGTCATTACTTTTTTCTCTGGGAACCAAACAGTATGAGAGGGCATCTGCTAAGTGAcaaaacagagcacagagatAAGCACAATTAGAAGCCCTTGCTATCTGTCCGGAGAGAGAACATGCCCTGCAAATGTTTTCCTGTGTCGATCCATGAAAAGAAGGAGAAGCAAGAACGTGACTCCCATTTCAACCCAGTCATCCTGTTTTTCTCCGTGATAAAAACCTCAGCCACACACCCGCAGAGCTCAGAGAGACAAGGAGACGATGAGGAGCCCGAACAAGTCCCAGCCGAGCAACTCCCAGGCTGATCTCCGGGCCCACCAAAGGCACTCccagaggagcacaggggacagcggCAGCGCAAATGGAGCACGGGGCCCCAAGGAACAACTGCGAAGCCACCAGGCCCAGAAGTGCCGTGCCACCCACCCATGGCCGCGGCCGCTCTTACCCACGTCCTCCCGGCGCATGGCCCGCTCCATCTGCTTCACCTCCTTCTCCATCGTGAGGGCCAGCTCCCGCAGCTTGCCGAAGAAGCTTCTGGTCACGTCCATGGCTCCGAGCGGGGGAAGCGGCCCTGAGTGAAGCCGaaccgggccgggccgggccgcgcggCTGAGGGGATTCAAACTGCCGCCAGCGCGAGCGCCATTGGCGCGGccgggccccgcccgccgccgcctcccgcgaGAGccgcgctccccgcccgccgccgccgccatcttggctCGTCCGCGGGTCCGCAGCCGCCGCTTCCCGGTGAGTGAGGCCGGGAGggggctgaggcagcagggccCCCGCGGATCCCTGCCGCTTCGCTTCTAGATCGGGCCGGAGAGGGGGGCGCCGGCGGGCAGCTGCGCCGTGGGTTGGCCGCTGTTAGCGGCGGTGCTGGTTTGTGCCGCGGCAGAAGTGCTTGTGGCTTGGTCCCGGCACCAAGGCCGGCTGAGTTCAGAAGGGTTTGGAGAGCTCTGTCACGCACATGGTGTGGCTCCTGGGgaggtgtgtgtgcagggccagttggactcgatgatccttgtgggtcccgTCCAACTCgcctattctgtgattccctgaaGCTGATGAAATGCCGTGTAATGCGACATCTGGGCATTAGCGGGTTTAGGACTAATGAGCAGGTTAACGAGGAGCACTCCTGTAAAGTCTAAACGTCATTGGGCCTTTCCTGCCCCTTACACCCAGCATGTTGgtgctttctgctttctgcttaCGCCACTTGGTCTAATTCAGGAGATTGTTTTTCTCTACCAACCAGATTTCCTTCGGTCAGGATACAAGACTAGGTAGTTACATACTAATAAGGATTTGCAGAGACTGTAGCTCAAAACCTAATGCTGAGGAAAGGCCAGATTTGGAAGACAGAGCTGGAAATAACTGTTTCGACAACACAGTTATTTGAAGAAGGCATGAGCAAAGTGAACCCTTTGTTCTTGAGTATCTTTGACTggatttttcttaaataatttatgGAGGATATGCTTTAATTGCAGTATAAGGATAACTGAATAAATTCTTAAGCGATGCAGAATTCCCCTTCTCTGATTTTTAAGTTTCCAGTGTATCTGGccttgtgctgcctgctctCTGTGTGATGATTTGTGAGTACCAGGTTCTGAGTTTGAGCCTTTAAACCAGTCAGCTAAaaggcagcagagtgcagagcTTCTGATCTTTCCtgtcaaagttttatttttgtacctAAGGTAATGAGTATTTTATATACCTCTTTATGTTTTAAGGCAAAATGTTTCTAACAACAGTATTACTGCGGAAGAGAATTCCTGGAAAACAATGGATTGGGAAGTACAGGCGACCAAGACAGATTACCATTTCAATGAAGCAAGCAATGATCCGAAGGTTGGAAACTGAAGCAGAGAATGAATATTGGCTCAGCCAGCCTTACCTGACACAGGAACAGGAATACAAGCACAACGCAGAAGAGAGACGTGCGAAGTGGGAAGCTTTCAAAAGCCTGAAACAAGCCAAGTTTCCTGAGCACAGATATATCAGCGATCATTTAAACCACTTAAATGTGTCAAAGAAGTGGACATGTTGAACAATACAGCATATTTCTATTTGACACATGTCATGTACTAGTCTTGGATCTGCTGTCATACCTATTATGGTAATTCACTGTAATTAGGGTGGGTGACAAATCAGACTGTGCTGTGGTGtacaaaatacattaaaagtaGCTCTCTGGAACAGCGTATGTTTTCTTATTATTGCTTTGTTAGAGAAGTTCTCTGTGTGACTCTCTACCTTCTGCCCAGCCTCTATTCTTAAGGGCTTAAACAGCAAGTTACCAGGTGCAGTGGTGGTGATAGGGGAACTAGAACTGCAGAAACGGGGATGAgtctggaattcctggaatgttataaaatgttccattttttaataaagaattgTTGATTTTAACTGCCAGTGTCATTGTCATGTCAGTGTCAACTTGGGTGTTACACCTCTCTTACAGAGATTGCTCCTGATCTAAAAGGAACATGGCTGATTCCTGTTTGAGCAGTTGACTTCTAAGTCGGGCTTAGTGTCCTGAAGGAATAAGAGTTAGCCGCAATTCAGGCTTTTTATTTCCCCACAAGACCCAGTGACCTGGAAGATGTGTCAAGAGTGAGTGTAATCGTAGGTTTGTTGCAGCTGGAGTGTAAAAACTGGAGCAATGGTGCAGTGTTTCCCATGTAGGCAGTTTTTCTCACTGATTTAATACACAGATGCTACAGCTGAGCACTTTTGAGATTCTTTCACATACTTTTATTAAGTTGATGTTGCATTCACTGATGAATTCAAGTGTCAAGTCCATATCACTTTGGAAAAGAGTCTTAAAATGGTACTTTTTTATTAAACATGGATTATACTTCAGAGAAGTATGAACAGGTCTGAACACTGATATACAAAATCCTGAATGCACTTTCATTGGTTATAAATGGCATAAGAGAACTTCATGGAAAAGTATACATACGGGAAATTGCAAATACAATTAAAACATGAAGGAACTTCCAGGCAAAGCAATGtgattttgtatttaattaatttataaaaagcCCGTTTCAAAAAGTTACTTCAAGTAGTAAACTATGAATGGCAACATTTGCTCTGTGCATAGGATGAGTCCTATCTGTAAcatacaaaaaaaccacaataagTGCCTCATTATTACAGGTATCTTTTACATGTCATCCCAGACTTAAATACAGCTCATTACAAGTTTAGCCAgcacaattaaaaataacttcGTGGAGTAAAAGAGCTGGGACATTGTGATTAGTGCAAATGTTGATGACCCTTGCTGGCAAATACAAAAGGAATGCAGAGATAACCCAGGGATGTTTCAGTCATCTAAGTTAAAAACGAAACAGACTTAACAGCAGGAATGCTGCCTCCTTCTGGGATAGCTTCATGATTGTAAATCATCATCACTCAGGAAGATTTAAGTTTCCCACAATAAAGCTGATAACAGGATAAGGGACACGAGAAATCAGAGAGGACCATGCTAAGTGTCTTGTCAGCTAATCAGTATAAATGGAAGAGAATCAAAATGTCACCTCCAATGCTCTGGTGACAATTAAAGTAATACATAAACTTAATCTCTGATAGATCTGCTTGACTGCTGAGCATGAGCTCTCTGTTTCTTAGGACTAGAGCTAGAAAGAATGGGAAACCTCCCAAAACCAAAGAAAGTGATCCTGTAAACATTATCAGACTTCACTACCTAAGGGAAACAAATTCAAGTAATagcttcagaaaacaaatggcCAAACACCAGTTTTAATCTGCATTAAAACAAACTACAACTCATAGCTTCATGACATTTCATGATAGttacataattaaaaatgtgtataaAAAGCTCtatatacaaaataaattgaTAGAAATGAGTGTAACAAATGTGTTCAGATACTAAATCACTTCATGTGCAGCTGCTCTCTTTGGTGCCATTTAGGGATAGAAGAGCCTCTCAAGTTGCCCACATTGCTGTTTTTTAGGTACTGCAAAAAGACGTGTTTGTGAGCTAAAAGTAACTGCTGTTTGGAGCCTCTGTAAATGCACACCCAAATCCCCCTGTCAGACACAATTTTAGAGGGTGTCCTTGGAGAATATACACTATGAAGCTCAAAGCTGTCAtggttttgttgttatttaacttttaaataaaaatctggtcAGTCAGTGCTCCAGATCCAGGCAGATTTGGTCAATCTGTGTCAGAATCAGTGCATTTACTGCAGTAAATCTGCCAGACATTAATACTGCTGCAAACACTGCAGCTTGCCTCCTCTTGGGGCTCTGCTTAGCTACAACTGGACCATACTTCAGTTAGATCATTAAGTCTTTGTGTGCATACTCAGTGGTATTGAAATTCATCCCAACCCAAAAGATGGTTTatcattaaaaaagaagaatcacacaaaaccaaaggaaagaaatagtACCTGAAAACTAAGTATTCAGCATTCTGGAGAACAGGACCAGTTTGTAATAGAATACCAAAAGTAGCTTGGCACTTACAAATTCCACACTCAAGAGACAGCTTTAACAAAAAGGTTATCGTGATTTCTACTCAAATCACTAAAAATAGAAGTGCCCAAACTTTCTCTAAAGTAACTCTCTGATTATTTAAAATGGAGGTTTTTAATCACATCTGATTTGTAACAATACAGTCTCAAAATAATACTGTAGGAAGTCAATCAATGACAGAAACCAACTCCTCTTCCTGCCCTCCTCCCATTAATAAGCCTTTGGTAGGCACAGCAATGATGTGTGTGTTGTACACTCTGTGACTAAATAACAGtaagaaaaaaccccagtatTGTGTAGTTTTAAGTAATTTCTATTTATGGATTTTCCTGCCTCATTTTCACAGGGACTGATTTACTTCAAGACACTTCAGAAATATGGAGGATAAATCACACTGAAATCCTCACCTATGTCAGGCTTCTGTCCTCACACTGCGaatttaaagccatttttttgatttttttaaattacgtagacttttttaaaagagaaaagcagtaagaaaaatgaaagcattttctaATTGCAGCCAATGCCAACTATCCTACAATAACTACTACATAGGGCTTACAGTAATCATTACTTTAATGGATCTAAAAGCTTAAGGGCTGCTATTTTTAATGACAACCTAGTTCAAGACTCCCTGATACAGAGTAGGTTAAAGCACAAAGCCATCACGTACAGCATGGCCTAACACcttaaacagtttttttctcaGGATCCATCCCCCTTCTGATCTCCTGACCATGGGTCAAAAATGcccccttcctgcagcccctgcctcagctggcagggacacgTAGGGCTGCTTGCAGCCTGACAGCCAGAGAGCCATCCTGCTCCCTTATGGACTttctggcacagcacagcctaGGGAGCACTCAGGACAGAACCCGAAGACACAGGATGTCATTCTGCTGCCTCAGCCATGACACCTCCCCCAAAGCTCAGGCCTGCCTAGGTTAGGAAAAACCTAACCCCCATCCCACTCGCTGGCATGCCCTTAAGAGTTCAGCAGTACAATTCTCTTGGAGAACTTAATTCCTTTAAATCAGCCTGGGATTTCTCTTAGTCCCCAGTTCCCCAcgggaaaaaataaaaggggttGGGGGTGGTGAATGTGGGAGAAGTATCTTTCAATCATTTTACTATGTTTCATATTTGTCCAAGTA encodes:
- the MRPL57 gene encoding ribosomal protein 63, mitochondrial gives rise to the protein MFLTTVLLRKRIPGKQWIGKYRRPRQITISMKQAMIRRLETEAENEYWLSQPYLTQEQEYKHNAEERRAKWEAFKSLKQAKFPEHRYISDHLNHLNVSKKWTC